From one Bradyrhizobium sp. Ash2021 genomic stretch:
- a CDS encoding FAD-dependent oxidoreductase, which yields MSSKTIEEPARQIPLYGEYEVAVLGGGPAGIAAAVAAARAGRRTLLIERYGFLGGMGTAAGVTNFCGLHANVHGQMHRVVQGIASDLLARIDHLGGLNAPHLVLGKIFAQAYDTPAYKIAADDLLAAHKVDILFHALGAGVVMQDDRRINVLMVETKAGRQAVRAGIFIDCSGDGDLAAWAGAPFEVGDNNGSMLYPSMMFRLNGIDPDRAGEAWRTIPALMEKAEAAGTHRFPRKAAIVRPQRHGIEWRVNFTQLAREDGTAVNGLEPHDLTRGEIDGRRQAIQAFEFLRTVPGFENSYIVDLPPQLGIRETRRVVGGYMLSGDDVLGCASFQDSIGVNGWPMEQHVAGNVIFKFPPIPESRGFNELPYRMLVPEGVDNLLMAGRCASMTHDGQSAARVSGACFAMGEAAGAAAALALSGNTIPRDIALEKLQQALKQQGAFIGRDQSVPAGL from the coding sequence TTGTCCTCCAAAACCATCGAAGAACCCGCACGCCAAATACCGCTGTACGGCGAATATGAAGTCGCCGTCCTCGGCGGCGGACCGGCCGGGATTGCGGCGGCGGTCGCGGCCGCGCGTGCCGGGCGCCGCACGCTGTTGATCGAGCGTTACGGCTTTCTCGGCGGCATGGGCACGGCGGCGGGGGTGACCAATTTCTGCGGGCTGCATGCCAATGTGCATGGCCAGATGCACCGGGTGGTGCAGGGCATCGCCTCCGACCTGCTGGCGCGCATCGACCATCTCGGCGGGCTCAACGCGCCGCATCTCGTCCTCGGGAAGATTTTTGCGCAGGCCTACGACACTCCGGCCTACAAGATCGCGGCCGACGATCTCTTGGCCGCCCACAAGGTCGACATTCTGTTTCATGCGCTCGGCGCCGGCGTAGTGATGCAGGATGACAGGCGCATCAACGTGCTGATGGTCGAGACCAAGGCCGGCCGTCAGGCGGTGCGCGCCGGCATCTTCATCGATTGCTCCGGCGACGGCGACCTCGCGGCCTGGGCCGGCGCGCCGTTCGAGGTCGGCGATAACAACGGCAGCATGCTGTATCCCTCGATGATGTTTCGCCTCAACGGCATCGATCCGGACCGGGCCGGCGAAGCCTGGCGAACCATTCCGGCGCTGATGGAAAAAGCCGAAGCCGCCGGCACGCATCGTTTTCCGCGCAAGGCCGCGATCGTCCGGCCGCAGCGCCACGGCATCGAATGGCGGGTGAATTTTACCCAGCTCGCGCGCGAGGATGGCACCGCCGTCAACGGCCTCGAGCCCCACGATCTCACGCGCGGCGAGATCGACGGCCGCCGCCAGGCGATCCAGGCGTTCGAATTCCTGCGCACGGTGCCGGGCTTCGAAAACTCCTACATCGTCGATCTGCCGCCGCAACTCGGTATCCGCGAAACCCGGCGCGTCGTCGGCGGCTATATGCTCTCGGGCGACGATGTGCTCGGCTGCGCCTCATTCCAGGATTCCATCGGCGTCAATGGCTGGCCGATGGAGCAGCACGTCGCGGGCAATGTGATCTTCAAATTCCCGCCGATCCCGGAATCCCGCGGATTCAACGAATTGCCGTATCGCATGCTGGTGCCCGAGGGCGTAGACAACCTGTTGATGGCGGGACGCTGCGCCTCGATGACCCATGACGGCCAGTCGGCCGCGCGCGTCTCCGGCGCCTGCTTTGCGATGGGGGAGGCGGCCGGCGCCGCCGCGGCGCTGGCACTGTCGGGCAATACGATTCCGCGCGACATCGCGCTGGAAAAGTTGCAACAAGCGTTGAAACAACAGGGTGCCTTTATCGGGCGGGACCAGAGCGTGCCCGCCGGATTGTAA
- a CDS encoding ABC transporter ATP-binding protein, with translation MDLIADQISHRFGALEVLDKVSFTVRSGEVVAIVGPSGCGKSTLLSILGGLLRPSEGQAELRGAPPADSLNPLTFVFQDFALLPWCTVEENVEFPLAHTGLSLAARRVVIDDALRRTGLTDFRGTYPKQLSGGMRQRVGIARALAVRPAILLMDEPLSALDSQTRELLMEDFIRLLADGAMGAVYVTHNLEEAVRLADRIVVLSRRPGRVREVVTIPMTRDERGAIDARGKLLALQNELWSLIREEAIDAEREVQHA, from the coding sequence ATGGACCTGATCGCCGACCAAATCAGCCACCGCTTCGGCGCGCTCGAGGTGCTCGACAAGGTGTCGTTCACGGTGCGCTCGGGCGAGGTGGTCGCGATCGTCGGCCCCTCCGGCTGCGGCAAGAGCACGCTGCTGTCGATCCTCGGTGGCCTGCTGCGACCGAGCGAAGGGCAGGCAGAGCTGCGCGGCGCGCCGCCGGCCGACAGTCTCAACCCGCTGACCTTCGTATTCCAGGATTTTGCGCTGCTGCCCTGGTGCACGGTCGAGGAGAACGTCGAATTTCCGCTGGCGCATACCGGGCTCAGTCTCGCCGCGCGCCGCGTCGTCATCGACGACGCGCTGCGCCGCACCGGGTTGACGGATTTTCGCGGCACTTACCCAAAGCAACTATCCGGCGGCATGCGCCAGCGCGTCGGCATTGCGCGTGCGCTCGCGGTGCGGCCGGCAATCCTGCTGATGGACGAACCCTTGTCGGCGCTGGATTCGCAGACCCGCGAATTGCTGATGGAGGATTTCATCCGCCTGCTGGCCGACGGCGCGATGGGCGCGGTCTATGTCACGCATAATCTGGAAGAAGCCGTCCGCCTCGCCGACCGCATCGTGGTGTTGTCGCGGCGGCCCGGCCGCGTCCGCGAGGTCGTGACCATCCCGATGACCCGCGACGAGCGCGGCGCGATCGACGCCCGCGGCAAGTTGTTGGCGCTGCAGAACGAACTATGGTCGCTGATCCGCGAGGAAGCGATCGATGCCGAGCGCGAGGTCCAGCATGCTTGA
- the gtdA gene encoding gentisate 1,2-dioxygenase, producing the protein MEAVQKTPEREAFYKKIDGENLSALWNVMGDLITPEPRSACRPHLWKFDQIRDYMTEAGKLITAKEAERRVLVLENPGLRGQSKITTSLFAGVQMVVPGDIAPAHRHSQSALRFVLEGKGAYTAVDGERTAMEPGDFVITPSMTWHDHSNETSEPMFWLDGLDIPMVQFFDASFAEGSNEDQQKITRPAGDSFARYGHNLLPVDGKRSSKTSPIFNYPYSYTREALEQAKTSGEWDACHGLKLKFSNPETGDFAMPTIGTFIQLVPKGFKTARYRSTDATVFAAIEGKGRTRVGEQTFEWGPRDLFVVPSWQWVTHEADQDSVLFSFSDRPVQQKLDLFREDRGNA; encoded by the coding sequence ATGGAAGCCGTGCAGAAGACCCCGGAACGCGAGGCGTTCTACAAGAAGATCGACGGCGAAAATCTTTCCGCGCTGTGGAACGTGATGGGCGATTTGATCACGCCGGAGCCGCGCAGCGCCTGCCGCCCGCATCTGTGGAAATTCGACCAGATCCGCGACTACATGACCGAGGCCGGCAAGCTGATCACCGCCAAGGAAGCCGAGCGGCGGGTGCTGGTCCTGGAAAACCCCGGCCTGCGCGGACAGTCCAAGATCACGACGTCGCTTTTTGCCGGCGTGCAGATGGTGGTGCCCGGCGATATCGCGCCGGCCCACCGCCACAGCCAGTCGGCGCTGCGTTTCGTGCTCGAAGGCAAGGGCGCCTATACCGCGGTCGATGGTGAGCGGACCGCGATGGAGCCCGGCGACTTCGTGATCACGCCGTCGATGACCTGGCACGATCATTCCAACGAAACCAGCGAGCCGATGTTCTGGCTCGACGGGCTCGATATCCCGATGGTGCAGTTCTTCGATGCGTCCTTTGCCGAAGGATCGAACGAGGACCAGCAGAAGATCACCCGGCCCGCCGGCGACAGCTTTGCCCGCTACGGCCACAATCTGCTGCCGGTCGACGGCAAGCGCTCTTCAAAAACCTCGCCGATCTTCAACTATCCCTACAGCTACACCCGCGAAGCGCTGGAGCAGGCCAAGACCAGCGGCGAGTGGGACGCCTGCCACGGGCTGAAGCTGAAATTCTCCAATCCCGAGACCGGCGATTTTGCGATGCCGACCATCGGCACCTTCATCCAGCTGGTCCCCAAGGGATTCAAGACCGCGCGCTATCGCTCGACCGACGCCACGGTGTTCGCCGCGATCGAAGGTAAGGGCCGCACCCGGGTCGGTGAGCAGACCTTCGAATGGGGCCCGCGCGACCTGTTCGTGGTGCCGAGCTGGCAGTGGGTCACCCACGAGGCCGATCAGGATTCGGTGCTGTTCAGCTTCTCCGATCGCCCGGTGCAGCAGAAGCTCGATCTGTTCCGCGAAGACCGTGGCAATGCGTAG
- a CDS encoding ABC transporter substrate-binding protein, giving the protein MRGIARFALAGLLTLAAGGIARADEVLKAKVGVLRLSSSAPVFIAHDKGYFREAGLDVELKFFDAAQPIAVATTSGDVDFGITAFTAGLYNLAGKGTLKVIGGMSREKAGYPLIGYFASNNAYAAGLKTPKDLAGKRIAVTQVGSSFHYSLGLLADKYGFKLSDVKVLPLQSLSNAAAALKGETVDAALLPISTARSLLDSDGAKFLGWVGDETPWQLGAVFASPKTLTNTALVTKLLGALARADREYHDVILASVKDGKADVNEKTKPLLEIIAKYTNLPVEQVVGNCAYIDPDGKLDVKNVANQIAWLQEQGFVDKGFTADAIIARDYVKPD; this is encoded by the coding sequence ATGAGGGGAATTGCGCGGTTCGCACTGGCGGGCCTGCTGACGTTGGCGGCGGGCGGAATCGCGCGGGCCGATGAAGTCCTGAAGGCCAAGGTCGGCGTGCTCCGGCTGTCGTCGTCGGCGCCGGTGTTCATCGCGCACGACAAGGGCTACTTTCGCGAGGCCGGGCTCGACGTCGAATTGAAATTCTTCGATGCGGCGCAGCCAATCGCGGTGGCGACCACCTCGGGCGATGTCGATTTCGGCATCACCGCCTTTACCGCGGGACTGTATAATCTCGCCGGCAAGGGCACGCTAAAGGTGATCGGCGGCATGAGCCGCGAAAAGGCCGGCTACCCCCTGATCGGTTATTTCGCCAGCAACAATGCCTATGCCGCCGGCCTGAAGACGCCCAAGGATCTTGCGGGCAAGCGCATCGCGGTGACGCAGGTCGGCTCCAGTTTCCATTATTCGCTTGGCCTGCTCGCCGACAAATACGGTTTCAAGCTCTCCGACGTCAAAGTGCTGCCGCTGCAATCGCTGTCGAACGCCGCCGCTGCCCTGAAGGGTGAAACCGTCGATGCCGCTTTGCTGCCGATCTCGACCGCGCGCTCGTTGCTGGATTCGGACGGCGCCAAGTTTTTGGGTTGGGTCGGCGACGAGACGCCGTGGCAGTTGGGCGCGGTGTTCGCCTCGCCGAAGACGCTGACCAATACCGCATTGGTAACCAAGCTGCTGGGGGCGCTGGCGCGCGCCGATCGCGAATATCACGACGTGATTTTGGCATCGGTGAAGGACGGCAAGGCTGACGTCAACGAGAAGACAAAGCCGCTGCTCGAGATCATCGCCAAATACACCAACCTGCCGGTCGAGCAGGTGGTCGGCAACTGCGCTTACATCGATCCCGACGGCAAGCTCGACGTCAAAAATGTCGCCAACCAGATCGCCTGGCTGCAAGAGCAGGGTTTTGTCGACAAGGGATTTACGGCGGATGCGATCATCGCCAGGGATTATGTGAAGCCGGATTGA
- a CDS encoding ABC transporter permease, with protein MLDRASQDPQADDSAARLRPVAFRGGGFAPAAGRYSGWIALAIVIALWQLAGSAGWVNPLFLPAPSAIAVAIYRLAISGALWHHLSWSIMRIGTGWVLGTTAGVIVGFAVGLSSLARGVGITFISALFPIPKIALLPLLILWLGIGEEPKIATIALGVFFSTAISVYSGVDAVPRNLIRMAQSFNVPFHLIVRRVIWPGALPSILAGFRITASVALLLVVSAEMIGAEYGIGAFVLQAGNLMQTDQLLAGVVILSLFGLAVGKLINLLEVRLLHWR; from the coding sequence ATGCTTGACCGCGCCTCACAGGATCCGCAAGCGGACGATTCCGCGGCCAGGCTGCGGCCGGTGGCGTTTCGCGGCGGCGGCTTTGCGCCGGCCGCAGGCCGCTATTCCGGCTGGATCGCGCTCGCGATCGTGATCGCGCTCTGGCAACTGGCCGGCAGTGCAGGTTGGGTCAATCCGCTGTTCCTGCCGGCGCCGTCGGCGATCGCGGTTGCGATCTACAGGCTCGCGATTTCGGGCGCGCTTTGGCACCATCTGTCCTGGTCGATCATGCGGATCGGAACCGGCTGGGTACTCGGTACCACCGCCGGCGTCATCGTCGGTTTTGCGGTCGGGCTCTCGAGTCTTGCGCGCGGCGTCGGCATCACCTTCATCTCGGCGCTGTTTCCGATTCCAAAGATTGCGCTGCTGCCGCTGTTGATTCTCTGGCTCGGGATCGGCGAGGAGCCGAAGATCGCGACCATTGCGCTCGGCGTGTTCTTCTCCACCGCGATTTCGGTCTATAGCGGCGTCGACGCGGTGCCGCGCAACCTGATCCGGATGGCGCAGAGCTTCAATGTACCGTTCCATTTGATCGTGCGCCGGGTGATCTGGCCGGGCGCGCTGCCCTCGATCCTGGCGGGCTTTCGTATCACCGCGTCGGTGGCGCTGCTGCTGGTGGTGAGCGCTGAAATGATCGGCGCCGAATACGGCATCGGCGCCTTCGTGCTGCAGGCCGGCAATCTGATGCAGACCGATCAGCTGCTCGCCGGCGTCGTGATCCTGTCGCTGTTCGGGCTGGCGGTGGGCAAGCTGATCAATTTGCTCGAGGTGCGGCTGTTGCACTGGCGGTGA
- the maiA gene encoding maleylacetoacetate isomerase — MKLHGYFRSSASYRVRIALNLKGLTTEHLPHHLRKGEQCAPAYLAINPQGLVPTLEDDAGTVLTQSLAIIEWLDETHSTPPLLPKDPLRRAKVRAFAMALACDTHPVQNLKVLARLRQLGLPEEKVTEWAAWANREGLSACETLIAGEAGPFCFGDKPTVADLCLVPQLANARRFGVDLSAYPRLLKAETAAKAMKAFADAAPDRQPDAE, encoded by the coding sequence ATGAAGCTGCACGGCTATTTCCGCAGCAGCGCGTCCTACCGGGTCAGGATCGCGTTAAATCTCAAGGGGCTGACCACTGAGCACCTGCCGCATCACCTTCGCAAGGGCGAACAATGCGCGCCGGCCTATCTCGCGATCAATCCGCAGGGGCTGGTGCCGACGCTGGAGGACGATGCCGGCACGGTGCTGACCCAGTCGCTCGCCATCATCGAATGGCTGGACGAGACCCATTCCACGCCGCCGCTGCTGCCAAAAGATCCGCTGCGCCGCGCCAAAGTCCGTGCCTTCGCCATGGCGCTCGCCTGCGACACCCACCCGGTGCAAAACCTCAAGGTTCTGGCCCGGCTGCGCCAGCTCGGTCTTCCCGAGGAAAAGGTGACGGAGTGGGCGGCCTGGGCCAACCGCGAGGGCCTGTCGGCCTGCGAAACCCTGATCGCGGGCGAGGCCGGTCCGTTCTGTTTCGGCGACAAGCCGACCGTCGCCGATCTCTGCCTGGTGCCGCAACTCGCCAATGCGCGGCGCTTCGGCGTCGACCTCTCCGCCTATCCGCGCCTGCTCAAGGCCGAAACCGCCGCCAAAGCCATGAAAGCATTCGCCGATGCCGCGCCGGACCGGCAACCCGATGCCGAGTAA